One stretch of Longimicrobium sp. DNA includes these proteins:
- a CDS encoding YkgJ family cysteine cluster protein yields MIARSHPESADASAKRVIHLPVLPSPPAEEVEALRAEVAEGMLYAHYRANANTSRTLETAAFSYALIELLAERGVITIAELDERKKIVAERLEARYRDSGMGVMRQEAEADKYAFGAGPAIDCASRLHVCRAACCRLAFALSRQDVEEGVLKWEFGRPYMIRRAPDGYCTHLEREGEGGCRCGVYAHRPYPCRAYDCRGDARIWADFEAMVPSPELERLFAVPRDGEPPAEA; encoded by the coding sequence ATGATCGCCCGCTCCCATCCTGAATCCGCGGACGCGTCGGCGAAGCGCGTCATCCATCTCCCCGTCCTTCCTTCTCCCCCGGCCGAGGAGGTGGAGGCGCTGCGGGCGGAGGTCGCCGAGGGGATGCTGTACGCGCACTACAGGGCGAATGCGAACACCAGCCGCACGCTGGAGACGGCGGCCTTCTCCTACGCGCTGATCGAGCTGCTGGCCGAGCGCGGGGTGATCACCATCGCCGAGCTGGACGAGCGCAAGAAGATCGTGGCCGAGCGGCTGGAGGCGCGCTACCGCGACAGCGGGATGGGGGTGATGCGGCAGGAGGCCGAGGCCGACAAGTACGCCTTCGGCGCGGGGCCGGCGATCGACTGCGCGTCGCGGCTGCACGTGTGCCGCGCGGCGTGCTGCCGCCTGGCCTTCGCCCTCAGCCGGCAGGACGTGGAGGAGGGGGTGCTGAAGTGGGAGTTCGGCCGCCCGTACATGATCCGCCGCGCCCCCGACGGCTACTGCACGCACCTGGAGCGGGAGGGAGAAGGGGGATGCCGGTGCGGCGTCTATGCCCATCGCCCCTACCCCTGCCGCGCGTACGACTGCCGGGGCGACGCGCGCATCTGGGCGGACTTCGAGGCGATGGTGCCGAGCCCGGAGCTGGAGCGCCTGTTCGCCGTCCCGCGCGACGGGGAGCCGCCGGCCGAGGCATGA
- a CDS encoding phage tail protein encodes MSDEIPFPYVSCKFLVEIDSSIVASFSEASGIMVETEVEEYSEGGVNDFRHRLPKGSKYGTLVLKRGLIDDDTLWQWHRDVAGGTVERKPVSLILWDETFDDEVWRWDFRDAFPVKWVGPDLKADGSAVALETLELVHNGFVSSSGPASGGGA; translated from the coding sequence ATGTCGGACGAGATCCCGTTTCCGTACGTCTCCTGCAAGTTCCTGGTCGAGATCGACAGCTCGATCGTCGCCAGCTTCTCGGAAGCCTCGGGAATCATGGTGGAGACGGAGGTCGAGGAGTATTCGGAGGGCGGCGTGAACGACTTCCGCCACCGCCTGCCCAAGGGCAGCAAGTACGGCACGCTGGTGCTCAAGCGCGGGCTGATCGACGACGACACGCTGTGGCAGTGGCACCGCGACGTGGCCGGCGGCACCGTCGAGCGCAAGCCCGTGTCGCTGATCCTGTGGGACGAGACGTTCGACGACGAGGTCTGGCGCTGGGACTTCCGCGACGCCTTCCCGGTGAAGTGGGTGGGCCCGGACCTCAAGGCCGACGGGAGCGCCGTGGCGCTGGAAACGCTCGAGCTGGTGCACAACGGCTTCGTCAGCAGCAGCGGCCCGGCCTCGGGAGGCGGCGCGTGA
- a CDS encoding DUF6760 family protein: protein MSYPLDALYEEMSFMAYYLHWPYEQILGLEHQERRRWVAEVSRINRKLGEQSGSR, encoded by the coding sequence GTGAGCTACCCCCTCGACGCGCTCTACGAAGAGATGAGCTTCATGGCCTACTACCTCCACTGGCCGTACGAGCAGATCCTCGGGCTGGAGCACCAGGAGCGTCGCAGGTGGGTAGCGGAGGTTTCGCGCATCAACCGGAAGCTGGGCGAACAGAGCGGATCGAGGTGA
- a CDS encoding Pvc16 family protein, whose protein sequence is MIDDLDRSLERLLRTRVPLPADQFDVSFEAPTTDWMKRLSAGRRTVNLYLYDVRENHGLRDTEWREERRPDGTFVRKRPKVRMDLFYAVTAWSSATPPDPFDEHRLLGQLLRTLLRYPTLPAEVMQGALAGQAPPLPSLVAQPDNARNPWELWSAIGNRVRPALHLVVTMGVEPAAEPEPPVVTAPVVSRRMGVGGELRPVVRVRVRPPLPEPLPAGTQLRIGRVAAAAAARLGAPVFNDPGVITVAEAMTLAANSWYMLDGGAESDFFRLPTAPGAGEMMLRMAPPLRWAHPAGREVKGMTLTPALTRLAAASAFGAMEIALESGDGVGDGEWLLLEDGDRSELVLTAAHAAGAAAVPSERPLRWPHPAGTLVRRATPGAVETTLRDPANAGTATLTLDSRAALDDGTLAEGTPVLLDAGAAAEVLAIGPIPASPSVEVPAVPPPAGNHAADAALRVISEQGVAGRLIAEAAQGAAEIFVEGEEAAAIVAGAPVRAAGSAWMRVEAATNEVMPVAGETMYRLEGRVVSDAPGAPPVEGARVVIQELNRAMSTAADGRYVFSNLPPGSYTLAVSAAGFGDITRVVAVPAAGVDEYTLVVGTG, encoded by the coding sequence ATGATCGACGACCTGGACCGCTCGCTGGAGCGGCTGCTGCGCACGCGCGTTCCGCTTCCCGCCGACCAGTTCGACGTGAGCTTCGAGGCTCCGACGACGGACTGGATGAAGCGCCTCTCCGCGGGCCGGCGCACGGTGAACCTGTACCTGTACGACGTGCGCGAGAACCACGGCCTGCGCGACACCGAGTGGCGCGAGGAGCGGCGGCCGGACGGGACCTTCGTCCGCAAGCGGCCGAAGGTGCGCATGGACCTGTTCTACGCCGTGACCGCGTGGAGCAGCGCCACGCCGCCCGACCCGTTCGACGAGCACCGGCTCCTCGGCCAGCTGCTGCGGACGCTGCTGCGGTATCCCACGCTCCCCGCCGAGGTGATGCAGGGCGCGCTGGCCGGCCAGGCGCCGCCTCTCCCCTCGCTGGTCGCGCAGCCGGACAACGCGCGCAACCCGTGGGAGCTGTGGTCGGCGATCGGCAACCGCGTGCGCCCCGCGCTGCACCTGGTGGTGACGATGGGGGTGGAGCCCGCCGCCGAGCCCGAGCCGCCGGTGGTGACGGCCCCGGTGGTGTCGCGGCGGATGGGGGTGGGCGGCGAGCTGCGGCCGGTGGTGCGCGTCCGCGTCCGCCCGCCGCTGCCGGAGCCGCTCCCGGCGGGGACGCAGCTGCGGATCGGGCGGGTGGCGGCCGCGGCGGCGGCGCGGCTGGGTGCGCCGGTGTTCAACGACCCGGGCGTGATCACCGTCGCCGAGGCGATGACGCTGGCCGCGAACAGCTGGTACATGCTGGACGGCGGCGCGGAGAGCGACTTCTTCCGCCTCCCCACGGCGCCCGGGGCGGGGGAGATGATGCTGCGGATGGCGCCGCCGCTCCGCTGGGCCCACCCCGCCGGGCGCGAGGTGAAGGGGATGACGCTCACCCCCGCGCTGACGCGGCTGGCGGCGGCGTCCGCGTTCGGGGCGATGGAGATCGCGCTGGAGAGCGGCGACGGCGTGGGCGACGGGGAGTGGCTGCTGCTGGAGGACGGCGACCGCAGCGAGCTGGTCCTCACCGCGGCGCACGCCGCGGGCGCGGCGGCGGTGCCGAGCGAGCGGCCCCTGCGCTGGCCGCATCCCGCGGGGACGCTGGTGCGCCGCGCCACCCCCGGCGCCGTGGAGACCACGCTCCGCGATCCGGCGAACGCGGGGACGGCGACGCTGACGCTCGACTCGCGCGCCGCGCTGGACGACGGGACGCTGGCGGAGGGGACGCCGGTGCTGCTGGACGCGGGCGCCGCCGCGGAGGTGCTGGCGATCGGGCCGATCCCCGCCTCGCCGTCCGTCGAGGTGCCCGCGGTGCCGCCGCCGGCGGGGAACCACGCGGCGGACGCGGCGCTGCGGGTGATCAGCGAGCAGGGCGTTGCCGGCCGGCTGATCGCCGAGGCGGCGCAGGGTGCGGCGGAGATCTTCGTCGAGGGCGAAGAGGCGGCGGCGATCGTGGCGGGGGCGCCGGTGCGCGCGGCGGGCAGCGCGTGGATGCGCGTGGAGGCGGCCACGAACGAGGTGATGCCAGTGGCCGGCGAGACGATGTACCGCCTGGAGGGCCGCGTCGTCTCCGATGCGCCCGGCGCGCCGCCGGTGGAGGGCGCCCGCGTGGTGATCCAGGAGCTGAACCGCGCGATGAGCACCGCGGCGGACGGGCGCTACGTCTTCAGCAACCTGCCGCCGGGGAGCTACACCCTCGCAGTCTCCGCCGCGGGGTTCGGGGACATCACGCGGGTGGTCGCGGTGCCCGCGGCGGGCGTGGACGAGTACACGCTGGTGGTGGGGACGGGGTGA
- a CDS encoding phage tail sheath subtilisin-like domain-containing protein, whose translation MPEYLAPGVYVEEVELGPRPIEGVSTSTTGFVGAAVRGPVNKPVLVTNVGEYQRIFGGYLGERLDGQDLGDRRWLPYSVEGFFQNGGSRAYVVRVANLPGVDDVDPAVFAHTAYSFLPERGQARRFLASKAEAGAKELDLAHWVGLATGSGLVIGEGSEAEYVVVTGFGTKVQVEPALAREHRAGTGVTEVAGAARALDRSTANAAGASQLFVAQRSGLTNNNWYMLGEGDAAEVVRVGTGAGSNSPGNVATQTPLRRSHGAGEGLRATTVPGAATLTLNGAAAKDATSIKLSGAGVGAVKAGDWLQVTGDGSQEQTQSDLVLITGTVAAGEFTIADPLAFAHASGNEVLQVTVTPGDPVAVLAASSQVTLSDDAGIGDDAVLLIDDGPRSEFVEVVGPLASKVATLRNPLLYPHVEDTPVRVLDTPGSTTSLAARAESGAFDLTVAEPEELAPEDVIELFDGEQTEYGVIASVEEDENGDPTGVIFITRGLRYPHPEGTLVRRLEPRIRIDAGPARPNPDLWPEPGSWGNQVRVTVSASSVLRTVLDGGAAADAPFIQLRTANGIEAGTVLRLPGNRYAVARLVEGNRVYLDGRVPATLASGGTVESEEFRITFEYGGATEVFDNLSTDERHSRYFVEIINRSSKLVHVTDLDSDRRAAGAEKLPLPTREWFLGGGSDGVNGLTPAAYAGRDSDDADRRTGLYALGNVSDISIVAVPGRTDPVVQQALIAHCERARYRFAVLDSRKGADLDGVQEQRSLYDSKYAALYYPWIQIYDPLRNGPVFAPPSGHVAGIYARTDQEVGVHKAPANQVVRQVGDLEATVNTGMQDILNPRGINAIRAFPGRGIRVWGARTISSDALWRYVNVRRLFIYLEHSIDVSTQYAVFEPNDRPLWNRLKASLTSFLTTTWRSGALQGATAAEAFFVRVGLGETMTQDDIDNGRVIILIGVAPVKPAEFVIFRIGQKVGGSEVAE comes from the coding sequence ATGCCGGAGTATCTCGCGCCAGGCGTATACGTCGAGGAGGTGGAGCTCGGCCCCAGGCCGATCGAGGGGGTCAGCACCAGCACCACCGGCTTCGTGGGCGCCGCCGTGCGCGGCCCCGTCAACAAGCCCGTCCTGGTGACCAACGTGGGTGAGTACCAGCGGATCTTCGGCGGCTACCTGGGCGAGCGCCTGGACGGCCAGGACCTGGGCGACCGCCGCTGGCTGCCGTACTCGGTGGAGGGCTTCTTCCAGAACGGCGGGTCGCGCGCCTACGTGGTGCGCGTGGCCAACCTTCCCGGCGTCGACGACGTCGATCCCGCGGTGTTCGCGCACACCGCCTACTCCTTCCTCCCCGAGCGGGGGCAGGCGCGCCGCTTCCTGGCCTCCAAGGCCGAGGCGGGGGCGAAGGAGCTGGACCTGGCCCACTGGGTGGGGCTGGCCACCGGCTCGGGGCTGGTGATCGGCGAGGGGAGCGAGGCCGAGTACGTCGTCGTCACCGGCTTCGGGACGAAGGTGCAGGTCGAGCCGGCGCTGGCCCGCGAGCACCGCGCGGGGACGGGCGTCACCGAGGTGGCCGGCGCCGCACGCGCGCTCGACCGCTCCACCGCCAACGCCGCCGGCGCCAGCCAGCTGTTCGTGGCCCAGCGCAGCGGGCTGACCAACAACAACTGGTACATGCTGGGCGAGGGCGACGCCGCCGAGGTGGTGCGCGTGGGCACCGGCGCGGGAAGCAACAGCCCCGGCAACGTGGCCACCCAGACCCCGCTCCGCCGCTCGCACGGCGCCGGCGAGGGACTGCGCGCCACGACCGTCCCCGGTGCGGCCACGCTGACGCTGAACGGCGCCGCGGCGAAGGACGCCACCAGCATCAAGCTCTCGGGCGCCGGCGTGGGCGCGGTGAAGGCCGGCGACTGGCTGCAGGTCACCGGCGACGGCTCGCAGGAGCAGACGCAGTCGGACCTGGTGCTGATCACCGGCACCGTGGCGGCGGGCGAGTTCACCATCGCCGACCCGCTGGCCTTCGCGCACGCGTCGGGGAACGAGGTGCTGCAGGTGACCGTCACGCCGGGCGACCCGGTGGCCGTGCTCGCCGCCTCGTCGCAGGTGACGCTGTCGGACGACGCCGGCATCGGCGACGACGCGGTGCTGCTGATCGACGACGGTCCGCGCTCGGAGTTCGTGGAGGTGGTGGGCCCGCTGGCGTCGAAGGTGGCCACGCTGCGCAACCCGCTCCTCTACCCGCACGTGGAAGACACGCCGGTGCGCGTGCTCGACACCCCCGGCTCCACCACCTCGCTGGCCGCGCGCGCCGAGAGCGGCGCCTTCGACCTCACCGTGGCCGAGCCCGAGGAGCTGGCGCCCGAGGACGTGATCGAGCTGTTCGACGGCGAGCAGACCGAGTACGGGGTGATCGCCTCGGTCGAGGAGGACGAGAACGGCGATCCCACGGGCGTGATCTTCATCACCCGCGGGCTCCGCTATCCCCACCCCGAGGGCACGCTGGTGCGCCGGCTGGAGCCGCGCATCCGCATCGACGCGGGCCCGGCGCGGCCGAACCCGGATCTCTGGCCCGAGCCGGGGAGCTGGGGGAACCAGGTGCGGGTGACGGTGAGCGCGTCGTCGGTGCTGCGCACCGTGCTCGACGGCGGCGCCGCCGCCGACGCGCCCTTCATCCAGCTCCGCACCGCGAACGGGATCGAGGCGGGCACCGTCCTCCGTCTCCCCGGCAACCGCTACGCCGTCGCCCGCCTGGTCGAAGGGAACCGCGTCTACCTCGACGGCCGCGTTCCCGCCACGCTGGCGAGCGGGGGAACGGTGGAGAGCGAGGAGTTCCGCATCACCTTCGAGTACGGCGGCGCCACGGAGGTGTTCGACAACCTGAGCACCGACGAGCGGCACTCGCGCTACTTCGTGGAGATCATCAACCGCTCGTCCAAGCTGGTCCACGTCACCGACCTGGACAGCGACCGCCGCGCGGCGGGGGCGGAGAAGCTCCCGCTCCCCACCCGCGAGTGGTTCCTGGGCGGCGGCAGCGACGGGGTGAACGGGCTGACGCCGGCCGCCTACGCCGGCCGCGACAGCGACGACGCCGACCGCCGCACCGGCCTGTACGCGCTGGGGAACGTGAGCGACATCTCCATCGTCGCCGTCCCCGGCCGCACCGATCCCGTCGTGCAGCAGGCGCTGATCGCGCACTGCGAGCGGGCGCGCTACCGCTTCGCCGTGCTCGACAGCCGCAAGGGCGCGGACCTGGACGGGGTGCAGGAGCAGCGCAGCCTGTACGACAGCAAGTACGCGGCGCTGTACTACCCGTGGATCCAGATCTACGACCCGCTGCGCAACGGGCCGGTGTTCGCGCCGCCCAGCGGGCACGTGGCGGGGATCTACGCGCGCACCGACCAGGAGGTGGGGGTGCACAAGGCGCCGGCCAACCAGGTGGTGCGGCAGGTGGGCGACCTGGAGGCCACGGTGAACACGGGGATGCAGGACATCCTCAATCCCCGCGGCATCAACGCCATCCGCGCCTTCCCCGGCCGGGGGATCCGCGTGTGGGGCGCGCGGACCATCAGCAGCGACGCGCTGTGGCGGTACGTGAACGTGCGCCGGCTGTTCATCTACCTCGAGCACTCCATCGACGTGTCGACGCAGTACGCGGTGTTCGAGCCGAACGACCGCCCGCTTTGGAACCGCCTGAAGGCGTCGCTCACGAGCTTCCTCACGACCACGTGGCGGTCGGGCGCGCTGCAGGGCGCCACCGCCGCCGAGGCCTTCTTCGTCCGCGTGGGGCTGGGCGAGACCATGACGCAGGACGACATCGACAACGGCCGCGTGATCATCCTGATCGGCGTGGCCCCGGTGAAGCCGGCGGAGTTCGTGATCTTCCGCATCGGCCAGAAGGTGGGCGGGAGCGAGGTGGCGGAGTAA
- a CDS encoding LysM peptidoglycan-binding domain-containing protein yields MGVIRIEKYTDVNNKQSELVIEARGEAKHGMFNPNTITLAKTVNWTDQGGKRRDHPRVQFEGGGSRTLTLSLFFDSYEAGDSDKDVRKHTKKVADLARFDGNLHRPPVCLVSWGKTDQAYDLPFKGVVTSLTQKYTMFLADGTPVRATVDVTLKEYDDPGKQERRNPTHSPDRRRTRAVKRGDTLWSIAAVVYEDPSRWRPIADANGIANPRELVPGTELIIPALE; encoded by the coding sequence ATGGGCGTGATCCGCATCGAGAAGTACACCGACGTCAACAACAAGCAGTCCGAGCTGGTGATCGAGGCCCGGGGCGAGGCGAAGCACGGGATGTTCAATCCCAACACCATCACCCTGGCCAAGACCGTCAACTGGACCGACCAGGGCGGCAAGCGCCGCGACCACCCGCGCGTCCAGTTCGAGGGCGGCGGGTCGCGCACGCTCACGCTGTCGCTCTTCTTCGACAGCTACGAGGCCGGCGACAGCGACAAGGACGTCCGCAAGCACACCAAGAAGGTGGCCGACCTGGCGCGCTTCGACGGCAACCTGCACCGGCCGCCGGTGTGCCTGGTGTCGTGGGGAAAGACCGACCAGGCGTACGACCTCCCGTTCAAGGGCGTGGTGACCTCGCTGACGCAGAAGTACACCATGTTCCTGGCGGACGGCACCCCGGTGCGCGCCACGGTGGACGTCACGCTCAAGGAGTACGACGACCCGGGGAAGCAGGAGCGGCGCAACCCCACGCACTCGCCCGACCGCCGCCGTACGCGCGCGGTCAAGCGCGGCGACACGCTGTGGAGCATCGCCGCCGTCGTGTACGAGGACCCGTCGCGCTGGCGCCCCATCGCCGATGCCAACGGGATCGCCAACCCGCGCGAGCTGGTGCCCGGCACCGAGCTCATCATCCCCGCCCTGGAGTAG
- a CDS encoding DUF4157 domain-containing protein: MRRIGVLSRRPVRPAPLSGRLLARREAFLSRVAGRVAHPVLLGGTRPGSWTRAGMSYLARPAREVGEMGDLALSPRLVGRVAAAVARWLAPAGVLGRLPATAPVRRGDPSVVAARAMAFAREVASRAAPADAPRPGAAPPVRFDHPGAASGIPAAARGGEFDPAAIMRRIEAKRRGEPAPVTETPLVPRRDVVSGAALPPTVRVAEQGDVIAAAGRATSPGAPTMTYLRPESPSLRAGDGDAESPRAERARGRPLPPPSDAAESVPSPARRARTIAPGDAAAPAPFAREGSAAASGVVSVPPVTGARPVLPASEAAPIHPATGAHPLHPASEAAPVRPPRVEPAAPGMPPTPIVHLHRPAVEGDRGIAPPAASPPRAESPARETVRGEPVQPAAETVREIVREVVRAGPVVALPASPATRAMRAPAAEIEGGVVRAAPARPPAMQPAGVPASGWLAPATVMMRAVRAAERVAAATAPAAPQAMPVTARVAAPGAVRPAESAATRAAALAERIAARGVTEPHPAAARPGMRVPEGITIPGLPGPVLLHPESRRVDEAETRRVVERVLGRFEAPRSPSSESPEQGDEGDREQPRVHVGRVVGERETTPAPIEVGPSIGFALPARLREGMRALLGFDPGAARIHTGDAAARAARRLGAAAFTVGSDVFFAPGRYAPETHGGLALLAHELAHVRQQAGRPFRHGDVTPTRRAALEAEARASEARVHAPRPEASSTRAWAPVAVSFAPLAAPAAPMLAAEESAPASEPAQAGQPAATAAAQGAHPAGAPQTAGANAEAIAEEVYRLIRDRMRIERERRGIQPWA; encoded by the coding sequence GTGAGGCGCATCGGCGTCCTGTCGCGGCGGCCCGTGCGCCCGGCGCCGCTCTCCGGCCGCCTGCTGGCGCGCCGCGAGGCCTTCCTGTCGCGCGTCGCCGGGCGGGTCGCGCACCCGGTGTTGCTCGGCGGGACGCGCCCCGGCTCGTGGACGCGCGCGGGGATGTCGTACCTCGCCCGCCCGGCGCGCGAGGTGGGGGAGATGGGAGATCTCGCGCTCTCGCCGCGGCTGGTGGGGCGCGTGGCGGCGGCGGTCGCGCGGTGGCTGGCGCCCGCGGGCGTGCTGGGGCGACTCCCCGCCACCGCGCCGGTGAGGCGCGGCGATCCGTCGGTCGTGGCCGCGCGGGCGATGGCGTTCGCGCGGGAGGTGGCGTCGCGCGCGGCGCCGGCCGATGCGCCGCGTCCGGGCGCCGCGCCGCCGGTGCGCTTCGACCATCCCGGCGCGGCATCCGGCATCCCCGCGGCGGCGCGCGGCGGCGAGTTCGATCCCGCGGCGATCATGCGCCGCATCGAGGCGAAGCGCCGCGGCGAGCCCGCGCCGGTGACGGAGACGCCCCTCGTCCCGCGCCGCGACGTCGTCTCCGGCGCCGCGCTGCCGCCCACGGTCCGCGTCGCGGAGCAGGGGGATGTGATCGCGGCGGCGGGACGGGCGACGTCGCCGGGCGCGCCCACGATGACCTATCTCCGCCCCGAATCGCCGTCCTTGCGTGCGGGTGATGGAGATGCCGAATCGCCGCGGGCTGAGCGCGCGCGCGGGCGGCCGCTCCCGCCGCCCAGCGACGCGGCGGAGAGCGTGCCGTCCCCCGCGCGCCGGGCGAGGACGATCGCGCCGGGAGATGCGGCCGCGCCGGCGCCGTTCGCGCGCGAGGGATCGGCCGCGGCGTCAGGGGTCGTCTCGGTGCCGCCGGTGACGGGGGCGCGGCCGGTGTTGCCGGCGAGCGAGGCGGCGCCGATCCATCCCGCCACCGGGGCGCATCCGCTGCACCCCGCCAGCGAGGCCGCGCCGGTCCGTCCGCCGCGCGTGGAGCCGGCCGCGCCGGGGATGCCGCCGACGCCGATCGTGCATCTCCATCGCCCTGCAGTCGAGGGAGATCGGGGGATCGCGCCGCCAGCCGCATCGCCGCCGCGCGCCGAATCCCCCGCCCGCGAGACCGTCCGCGGCGAGCCCGTGCAGCCCGCCGCCGAGACGGTGCGCGAGATCGTCCGCGAGGTGGTGCGCGCCGGGCCCGTCGTGGCGCTCCCTGCGTCTCCGGCGACGCGGGCGATGCGCGCTCCGGCGGCGGAGATCGAGGGCGGCGTCGTCCGCGCGGCGCCGGCGCGTCCGCCGGCGATGCAGCCCGCGGGCGTGCCCGCGAGCGGCTGGCTGGCGCCCGCGACGGTGATGATGCGCGCGGTGCGAGCCGCCGAGCGCGTCGCCGCCGCCACCGCGCCCGCCGCACCGCAGGCGATGCCCGTCACCGCGCGGGTGGCCGCGCCCGGCGCCGTCCGCCCGGCCGAGTCCGCCGCGACGCGGGCCGCCGCGCTGGCGGAGCGCATCGCCGCGCGGGGCGTGACGGAGCCGCATCCCGCGGCCGCGCGGCCGGGCATGCGCGTGCCGGAGGGGATCACCATCCCCGGCCTCCCCGGTCCCGTCCTCCTCCATCCCGAATCCCGCCGCGTGGACGAGGCGGAGACGCGGCGCGTGGTGGAGCGCGTGCTGGGCCGCTTCGAGGCGCCGCGATCCCCATCCTCCGAATCTCCAGAACAGGGAGATGAGGGAGATCGCGAGCAGCCGCGCGTCCACGTCGGCCGCGTCGTCGGCGAGCGGGAGACGACGCCGGCGCCGATCGAGGTCGGCCCGTCCATCGGCTTCGCGCTTCCCGCGCGGCTGCGCGAGGGGATGCGGGCGCTGCTCGGGTTCGACCCCGGCGCCGCGCGCATCCACACCGGCGACGCGGCGGCGCGGGCGGCGCGGCGGCTGGGCGCGGCGGCGTTCACCGTCGGCAGCGACGTGTTCTTCGCGCCGGGCCGCTACGCGCCGGAGACGCACGGCGGGCTGGCGCTCCTCGCGCACGAGCTGGCGCACGTCCGCCAGCAGGCCGGCCGCCCCTTCCGCCACGGCGACGTGACGCCCACGCGCCGCGCCGCGCTCGAGGCCGAGGCGCGCGCCAGCGAGGCCCGCGTCCACGCCCCGCGGCCGGAGGCGTCGTCGACGCGCGCGTGGGCGCCCGTCGCCGTCTCCTTCGCGCCGCTGGCCGCGCCCGCCGCGCCGATGCTGGCGGCGGAGGAGAGCGCGCCGGCCTCGGAGCCCGCGCAGGCCGGGCAGCCCGCGGCCACCGCGGCCGCGCAGGGCGCGCACCCGGCCGGCGCGCCGCAGACGGCCGGCGCCAACGCCGAGGCCATCGCCGAGGAGGTCTACCGCCTGATCCGCGACCGGATGCGCATCGAGCGCGAGCGCAGGGGGATCCAGCCATGGGCGTGA
- a CDS encoding phage tail protein, translated as MPLRHDDRDPYRNFLFKVEVDGITQGGFSEVTGFDSTSDVIEYREGDEVTTPRKGPGLTKYGDITLKWGLTDSRELWDWRQRVIDGKIERKNVSILVLDDEGNEKVRWQCVRCWPSKMDPLDFNAKGNDRGIMTLTLVHEGITQV; from the coding sequence ATGCCGCTTCGGCACGACGACCGGGACCCGTACCGCAACTTCCTCTTCAAGGTGGAGGTCGACGGGATCACCCAGGGGGGCTTCTCGGAGGTCACGGGGTTCGACTCCACCTCCGACGTGATCGAGTACCGCGAGGGCGACGAGGTGACCACCCCGCGCAAGGGGCCCGGCCTCACCAAGTACGGCGACATCACCCTCAAGTGGGGGCTCACCGACTCGCGCGAGCTGTGGGACTGGAGGCAGCGCGTGATCGACGGGAAGATCGAGCGCAAGAACGTGTCGATCCTGGTGCTCGACGACGAGGGGAACGAGAAGGTCCGCTGGCAGTGCGTGCGCTGCTGGCCCAGCAAGATGGACCCGCTGGACTTCAACGCGAAGGGGAACGACCGCGGGATCATGACCCTCACCCTGGTGCATGAAGGGATCACGCAGGTATGA